A portion of the Oryzias melastigma strain HK-1 linkage group LG1, ASM292280v2, whole genome shotgun sequence genome contains these proteins:
- the LOC112137553 gene encoding meiosis regulator and mRNA stability factor 1 isoform X1 has translation MMEGLGKEKSEGRSRAPPCPDTPRADASTRQWELKGCFGSNETTPLHQTNKINHYMDTRKPLLELKDVPPPPQHPPPLHLSKPLPLPHLPLPPPPPPCFLAPPHLSQDCQQQRPLEGASPKVSHCVYCSTDGRGLLGGSAGNSSSTITGVVSLCRALCSMGDPICSSSGSIRSGTCPVASSVRPCQYPLSCNSGGQVPESVLRLGCKPQLHSPVAISQPLSSHHCLPCCSGLLQTCSAVPSPCSQPSSFPPSVPSLPVSVHDSCLVSSGFYTYDVSCDSSARRSQRSAHGDQTTGTAVTTTTSTAQFYSNPIHLNVERTACVKGAHCCQDYLMKPVNGETSETNEVWPKLCVPQTASHPIPVCNGCGTSSDAMALLSNASCGTSFKYGSPESGGSENIPPVGVFWDIENCNVPSGRSAGAVVQRIRSRFFKGHREAEFICVCDISKESKAVIQELNNCQVTVAHINATAKNAADDKLRQSLRRFAETHTAPATVVLVSSDVNFASELSDLRHRHGFRVVLVHGSHTSSALLQHAHHHVAFQEITADLPLRPLDLTEPSFNLLYVHNLPVDCDKSLRNAVKFRLRRLSDNCGGKVLGMSQGIAVLRFGSPEAAARACKRMENEDVFGHRITLSFSPGSTEGAGPEAEPQTQPHHLSQTQTKQIQVSGFAHLPPAPAFSFLPLEKPRSPRRPRRATRPCPTLGPVPERPYSPRRGSSGPPGGSAAKLHQDLTNVEAKPRMGQQQVEKVPMLNSSHQSNGETLEHLSKPGFSKESIYRRREISHPHNGTGPPADKGDRNIQISTPLAFSKLNLHKSFSPVVVSQGSWSSRSTSPCLSSRSSPLLAATHTPDGRAEPFSEGAEVQVANLDYRMSRKDLHQTLRDTFSRFGQVNSVELSPHTDYQLKAAVQMASLQQAISAISGLHRYKIGSKRIQVSLVTGGNNKSLSTEIISILQDSPANCLPVFKFLEIYEKKYSRKIAVSDLYKLPDLVSVREQGGSRLVCLLPHSQIRQSPLGSSPSQEGSSSVNGSPVVFEELEYHKPVCEQHYAKRNFSEADFDPDTYKIPFVVMSLSTLASELNHLLESHGGTLPLLSFPDCYAAEFSPLVIGSETMKGAVPLEHLITCVPTITIVIAQNGFKVIKWLHSKPPAQISEPWIQRCKSPVGNPQLIQFSREIIDLLKGQPSCIMPISKFIPAYHHHFAKQCRVSDYGFSKLLELLEAVPHVLQILGMGTKRLLTLTHRAQVKRFTQDLLKLLKFQASKQVAVKDFLQAYHWCFSRDWRVTDYGTCDLMDLLTEIPDTTITISHQSSDTVISVPKRERTAEEMERTKQFGKEVVDLLRHQPHCRMPFSKFIPTYHHHFGRQCKLSYYGFTKLVDLFEAIPDILKVLECGEEKVLALTEVERIKALAAQLVKVLRAQKNYSLPVSQLLTEYSKTFGYSLRLQDFDAPSLSTLLAKLSHVVKVVDGAEGREVQLINRKSLRTLTYQLLALLMSQETDQVPKGMKVEELSQRYQAVHGALLNPCEYGFLSLSELLKSLPNLMQLYNEENEENFKAGDEYVRLTRLFQFARNVRALLHTYHYNQIFLTEFQGAYSKFMGSSLEPRSYECVSIDDLLNAIPQVVWIKGHGHKRIIVLKNDMKAKASSSVPSSPQPAESPRDSPVSTATSGTHSPGADGDGAAESELVCLTPPVDLLCGPVPSCLPSPQLHPNPIAPHHADLIHFEGRSASGQPADGGPNPAEAPSLSREEDFPAARPLPPHQSLGSPSRRASRSRIRLAANFSLTSRSSHTSPANPV, from the exons ATGATGGAAGGACTCGGGAAGGAGAAGTCCGAGGGCAGATCTAGAGCCCCACCGTGTCCTGATACCCCCAGAGCAGACGCATCCACGCGGCAATGGGAACTCAAAGGCTGCTTTGGCTCAAATGAAACGACCCCCTTGCACCAGACCAATAAAATC AATCACTACATGGACACCCGAAAGCCTCTGCTGGAATTAAAAGATGTCCCTCCTCCACCACAACACCCACCCCCTCTCCATTTATCCAAGCCCTTGCCTCTGCCCCACCTCCCTTTGccgcctcctccacctccttgcTTTCTTGCTCCTCCTCATTTATCACAAGACTGCCAGCAGCAGCGACCCCTTGAAGGGGCTAGCCCCAAAGTAAGCCACTGCGTCTACTGCAGTACAGATGGGCGTGGGCTGCTGGGTGGCAGTGCTGGTAACAGCAGCTCCACCATCACTGGGGTGGTTTCACTTTGCAGGGCTCTCTGTTCCATGGGAGATCCCATTTGCAGCAGCAGCGGGAGTATCAGGTCTGGGACCTGTCCAGTGGCTTCTTCTGTTCGTCCATGTCAATACCCCCTGAGCTGCAACAGCGGAGGCCAAGTTCCTGAGTCTGTGCTCAGGCTTGGGTGCAAACCTCAGTTGCACAGCCCTGTTGCCATCTCTCAACCCCTTTCTTCTCACCACTGCCTCCCCTGCTGCTCTGGGCTCCTTCAAACCTGTTCCGCCGTACCCTCTCCATGTAGTCAGCCCTCCTCATTTCCTCCTTCGGTTCCCTCTTTACCTGTTTCTGTCCATGACTCTTGCCTGGTATCTTCTGGCTTTTACACCTACGATGTCAGCTGCGACTCCTCAGCCAGAAGATCTCAGAGAAGTGCACACGGGGATCAAACAACCGGCACCGCTGTCACTACCACAACCTCTACAGCACAGTTCTACTCCAATCCAATTCACTTAAATGTAGAGCGCACAGCTTGTGTGAAGGGGGCTCACTGCTGTCAGGACTACTTGATGAAG CCTGTGAATGGTGAGACTTCAGAGACCAATGAGGTGTGGCCCAAGCTTTGTGTCCCACAGACGGCTTCTCATCCCATCCCTGTTTGCAACGGTTGTGGAACGTCTTCTGATGCCATGGCTCTTTTGTCGAACGCCAGCTGTGGGACTTCGTTTAAATAcg GTTCTCCAGAGAGTGGTGGTTCTGAGAACATTCCTCCGGTTGGCGTCTTTTGGGACATCGAGAACTGCAATGTTCCCAGTGGACGCTCTGCTGGAGCCGTGGTCCAGCGTATTCGTAGCCGATTCTTCAAGGGTCACCGAGAGGCAGAGTTTATTTGCGTTTGTGACATCAGCAAGGAGAGCAAGGCTGTCATCCAGGAGCTGAATAACTGCCAG GTTACTGTTGCACATATTAATGCCACAGCCAAGAATGCTGCAGACGACAAGCTGCGTCAGAGCCTGCGGCGCTTTGCTGAGACCCACACTGCACCTGCAACTGTAGTCCTGGTGTCCT CTGACGTGAATTTCGCAAGTGAGCTGAGCGACCTGCGGCATCGGCATGGCTTCCGGGTGGTGCTGGTCCACGGCAGCCACACTTCCTCTGCTCTGTTGCAACACGCCCACCACCATGTGGCCTTTCAGGAAATTACAGCTGATCTACCACTGCGACCGCTTGACTTAACAGAG CCCAGTTTCAACCTTCTGTATGTGCACAACCTCCCTGTCGACTGTGACAAGAGCCTGCGGAACGCTGTGAAGTTCAGGCTCCGCCGCTTATCAGACAACTGTGGTGGCAAGGTGCTGGGCATGTCCCAGGGCATAGCGGTCCTCCGCTTTGGCAGCCCCGAGGCCGCGGCCCGCGCCTGCAAGCGAATGGAAAACGAGGACGTGTTTGGCCATCGGATCACCCTCTCCTTCTCGCCGGGGTCCACAGAAGGCGCAGGTCCTGAGGCTGAGCCCCAGACTCAGCCCCATCACTTATCTCAGACCCAAACCAAGCAAATCCAGGTCTCTGGGTTTGCCCATCTCCCGCCCGCCCCCGCCTTTTCTTTTCTGCCCCTTGAGAAGCCCAGGTCACCCAGGAGGCCACGGCGAGCTACCCGCCCGTGCCCCACTCTTGGCCCAGTGCCCGAAAGGCCCTACAGCCCCAGGAGGGGGTCCAGTGGGCCTCCCGGTGGCTCTGCAGCCAAGCTCCATCAG GACCTCACAAATGTGGAAGCCAAACCCAGGATGGGTCAGCAGCAGGTGGAAAAAGTCCCCATGTTGAACTCATCCCATCAGAGTAATGGTGAAACGTTAGAACATCTGTCAAAACCTGGATTCAGCAAAGAATCGATCTATAGGAGAAG AGAAATTTCCCATCCTCATAATGGGACCGGCCCCCCTGCGGATAAAGGAGACAGGAACATTCAGATCAGCACGCCGCTAGCCTTCAGCAAATTAAACCTCCACAAGAGCTTCAGTCCGGTCGTCGTCTCTCAGGGCTCCTGGTCTTCGAG GAGCACCTCCCCCTGCCTGTCCAGCCGCTCCTCGCCTCTTCTTGCTGCCACGCATACCCCTGACGGTCGCGCTGAGCCTTTTTCAGAGGGCGCCGAGGTGCAGGTGGCTAATCTGGACTACAGAATGTCTCGAAAGGATCTGCATCAGACGCTGCGGGACACCTTCTCCCGGTTTGGACAG GTGAATTCTGTGGAGCTGAGCCCCCACACAGACTACCAGCTGAAGGCTGCAGTTCAGATGGCGTCCCTGCAGCAGGCCATCAGTGCCATCAGCGGCCTGCACCGCTATAAGATCGGAAGCAAGCGCATTCAGGTGTCTCTGGTCACGGGTGGCAACAACAAATCTCTAAG CACAGAGATCATCAGCATTCTTCAAGATTCACCCGCCAACTGCCTTCCTGTCTTCAAGTTTCTAgagatttatgagaaaaa ATATTCCCGTAAGATTGCTGTCAGCGATCTGTACAAGCTGCCCGATTTGGTCTCAGTGCGGGAACAGGGGGGCTCCAGGCTCGTATGCCTGTTGCCTCACAGCCAAATACGTCAGAGTCCACTGGGATCCTCTCCGTCTCAAGAAGGCTCCTCTTCTGTAAACGGAAGCCCCGTTGTCTTTGAGGAGCTGGAGTACCACAAACCCGTTTGCGAACAGCATTATGCAAAGCGGAACTTCAG CGAGGCAGATTTTGACCCGGACACCTACAAAATCCCATTTGTTGTGATGTCACTGAGTACTTTAGCTTCTGAGCTCAATCATCTGCTGGAATCGCACGGTGGGACACTTCCTCTCCTCAG tTTTCCAGACTGCTATGCTGCTGAGTTCAGCCCACTGGTTATTGGCAGTGAGACGATGAAGGGGGCTGTTCCCCTGGAGCATCTCATTACCTGCGTTCCCACCATCACCATAGTCATTGCTCAGAATGGTTTTAAAGTCATCAAGTGGCTGCACAGCAAACCGCCTGCACAGATTTCTG AGCCATGGATTCAGCGTTGCAAAAGTCCAGTAGGAAACCCTCAACTCATCCAGTTCAGCAGAGAGATCATCGACCTGCTGAAGGGCCAGCCATCCTGCATAATGCCCATCAGCAAATTCATCCCTGCATACCACCATCACTTTGCCAAGCAGTGCCGCGTCTCTGACTATGGCTTCTCCAAGCTGCTGGAGCTTCTAGAGGCGGTGCCTCATGTGCTGCAG ATCCTGGGTATGGGAACCAAGCGTCTACTGACCCTGACCCATCGAGCTCAGGTGAAGCGCTTCACTCAAGACCTGCTTAAGCTGCTGAAGTTTCAAGCTAGCAAGCAAGTGGCAGTCAAAGACTTCTTGCAGGCGTATCATTG GTGCTTCTCCAGAGACTGGAGGGTAACTGACTATGGCACATGTGACCTGATGGACCTCCTGACAGAGATCCCTGACACTACCATCACTATCTCCCACCAGAGCTCGGACACGGTCATCTCCGTTCCCAAGAGGG AGCGCACTGCGGAGGAGATGGAGCGCACCAAGCAGTTTGGGAAGGAAGTGGTGGACCTGCTCCGTCACCAGCCTCACTGCCGAATGCCTTTCAGCAAATTCATTCCTACCTACCACCATCACTTTGGCCGTCAGTGCAAGCTGAGCTACTATGGGTTCACAAAACTTGTGGACCTCTTTGAGGCGATCCCTGATATTTTGAAG GTGTTGGAGTGCGGTGAGGAGAAAGTTCTTGCTTTGACAGAGGTGGAGCGAATCAAAGCTCTGGCGGCGCAGCTGGTCAAAGTGCTTCGGGCGCAGAAGAACTACAGCCTTCCAGTCAGCCAGCTGCTCACAGAGTACAGCAAAACCTTTGGGTACAGTCTGCGCCTGCAGGACTTCGACGCCCCCTCCCTGTCCACCCTACTGGCTAAGCTCTCTCATGTTGTAAAG GTAGTGGATGGTGCAGAGGGCAGGGAAGTGCAGCTGATCAACAGGAAGTCTCTGCGGACGCTGACCTACCAGCTGCTGGCTCTCCTCATGTCCCAAGAAACCGATCAGGTACCCAAAGGTATGAAGGTGGAGGAGCTGAGCCAGCGGTACCAGGCCGTTCACGGGGCACTGCTGAACCCCTGTGAATACGGCTTCCTATCCCTAAGCGAGCTGCTCAAGAGCCTCCCAAATCTtatgcag TTGtataatgaagaaaatgaagaaaacttcaaagcTGGAGATGAATACGTGAGGCTAACCAGGCTTTTTCAGTTTGCTCGTAACGTGCGTGCGCTGCTGCACACCTACCACTACAACCAGATCTTCCTGACAGAGTTCCAAGGAGCTTACAGCAAGTTCATGGGCAGCAGCCTGGAACCACGCTCATACGAGTGTGTCAGCATCGATGATCTGCTCAATGCCATTCCACAG GTGGTCTGGATCAAGGGACACGGTCACAAGAGGATTATCGTTTTAAAGAACGATATGAAAG ccAAAGCAAGTTCTTCAGTACCCAGCAGCCCCCAGCCTGCAGAGAGCCCAAGAGACAGTCCTGTCAGCACTGCAACATCTGGTACTC
- the LOC112137553 gene encoding meiosis regulator and mRNA stability factor 1 isoform X3 codes for MMEGLGKEKSEGRSRAPPCPDTPRADASTRQWELKGCFGSNETTPLHQTNKINHYMDTRKPLLELKDVPPPPQHPPPLHLSKPLPLPHLPLPPPPPPCFLAPPHLSQDCQQQRPLEGASPKVSHCVYCSTDGRGLLGGSAGNSSSTITGVVSLCRALCSMGDPICSSSGSIRSGTCPVASSVRPCQYPLSCNSGGQVPESVLRLGCKPQLHSPVAISQPLSSHHCLPCCSGLLQTCSAVPSPCSQPSSFPPSVPSLPVSVHDSCLVSSGFYTYDVSCDSSARRSQRSAHGDQTTGTAVTTTTSTAQFYSNPIHLNVERTACVKGAHCCQDYLMKPVNGETSETNEVWPKLCVPQTASHPIPVCNGCGTSSDAMALLSNASCGTSFKYGSPESGGSENIPPVGVFWDIENCNVPSGRSAGAVVQRIRSRFFKGHREAEFICVCDISKESKAVIQELNNCQVTVAHINATAKNAADDKLRQSLRRFAETHTAPATVVLVSSDVNFASELSDLRHRHGFRVVLVHGSHTSSALLQHAHHHVAFQEITADLPLRPLDLTEDLTNVEAKPRMGQQQVEKVPMLNSSHQSNGETLEHLSKPGFSKESIYRRREISHPHNGTGPPADKGDRNIQISTPLAFSKLNLHKSFSPVVVSQGSWSSRSTSPCLSSRSSPLLAATHTPDGRAEPFSEGAEVQVANLDYRMSRKDLHQTLRDTFSRFGQVNSVELSPHTDYQLKAAVQMASLQQAISAISGLHRYKIGSKRIQVSLVTGGNNKSLSTEIISILQDSPANCLPVFKFLEIYEKKYSRKIAVSDLYKLPDLVSVREQGGSRLVCLLPHSQIRQSPLGSSPSQEGSSSVNGSPVVFEELEYHKPVCEQHYAKRNFSEADFDPDTYKIPFVVMSLSTLASELNHLLESHGGTLPLLSFPDCYAAEFSPLVIGSETMKGAVPLEHLITCVPTITIVIAQNGFKVIKWLHSKPPAQISEPWIQRCKSPVGNPQLIQFSREIIDLLKGQPSCIMPISKFIPAYHHHFAKQCRVSDYGFSKLLELLEAVPHVLQILGMGTKRLLTLTHRAQVKRFTQDLLKLLKFQASKQVAVKDFLQAYHWCFSRDWRVTDYGTCDLMDLLTEIPDTTITISHQSSDTVISVPKRERTAEEMERTKQFGKEVVDLLRHQPHCRMPFSKFIPTYHHHFGRQCKLSYYGFTKLVDLFEAIPDILKVLECGEEKVLALTEVERIKALAAQLVKVLRAQKNYSLPVSQLLTEYSKTFGYSLRLQDFDAPSLSTLLAKLSHVVKVVDGAEGREVQLINRKSLRTLTYQLLALLMSQETDQVPKGMKVEELSQRYQAVHGALLNPCEYGFLSLSELLKSLPNLMQLYNEENEENFKAGDEYVRLTRLFQFARNVRALLHTYHYNQIFLTEFQGAYSKFMGSSLEPRSYECVSIDDLLNAIPQVVWIKGHGHKRIIVLKNDMKAKASSSVPSSPQPAESPRDSPVSTATSGTHSPGADGDGAAESELVCLTPPVDLLCGPVPSCLPSPQLHPNPIAPHHADLIHFEGRSASGQPADGGPNPAEAPSLSREEDFPAARPLPPHQSLGSPSRRASRSRIRLAANFSLTSRSSHTSPANPV; via the exons ATGATGGAAGGACTCGGGAAGGAGAAGTCCGAGGGCAGATCTAGAGCCCCACCGTGTCCTGATACCCCCAGAGCAGACGCATCCACGCGGCAATGGGAACTCAAAGGCTGCTTTGGCTCAAATGAAACGACCCCCTTGCACCAGACCAATAAAATC AATCACTACATGGACACCCGAAAGCCTCTGCTGGAATTAAAAGATGTCCCTCCTCCACCACAACACCCACCCCCTCTCCATTTATCCAAGCCCTTGCCTCTGCCCCACCTCCCTTTGccgcctcctccacctccttgcTTTCTTGCTCCTCCTCATTTATCACAAGACTGCCAGCAGCAGCGACCCCTTGAAGGGGCTAGCCCCAAAGTAAGCCACTGCGTCTACTGCAGTACAGATGGGCGTGGGCTGCTGGGTGGCAGTGCTGGTAACAGCAGCTCCACCATCACTGGGGTGGTTTCACTTTGCAGGGCTCTCTGTTCCATGGGAGATCCCATTTGCAGCAGCAGCGGGAGTATCAGGTCTGGGACCTGTCCAGTGGCTTCTTCTGTTCGTCCATGTCAATACCCCCTGAGCTGCAACAGCGGAGGCCAAGTTCCTGAGTCTGTGCTCAGGCTTGGGTGCAAACCTCAGTTGCACAGCCCTGTTGCCATCTCTCAACCCCTTTCTTCTCACCACTGCCTCCCCTGCTGCTCTGGGCTCCTTCAAACCTGTTCCGCCGTACCCTCTCCATGTAGTCAGCCCTCCTCATTTCCTCCTTCGGTTCCCTCTTTACCTGTTTCTGTCCATGACTCTTGCCTGGTATCTTCTGGCTTTTACACCTACGATGTCAGCTGCGACTCCTCAGCCAGAAGATCTCAGAGAAGTGCACACGGGGATCAAACAACCGGCACCGCTGTCACTACCACAACCTCTACAGCACAGTTCTACTCCAATCCAATTCACTTAAATGTAGAGCGCACAGCTTGTGTGAAGGGGGCTCACTGCTGTCAGGACTACTTGATGAAG CCTGTGAATGGTGAGACTTCAGAGACCAATGAGGTGTGGCCCAAGCTTTGTGTCCCACAGACGGCTTCTCATCCCATCCCTGTTTGCAACGGTTGTGGAACGTCTTCTGATGCCATGGCTCTTTTGTCGAACGCCAGCTGTGGGACTTCGTTTAAATAcg GTTCTCCAGAGAGTGGTGGTTCTGAGAACATTCCTCCGGTTGGCGTCTTTTGGGACATCGAGAACTGCAATGTTCCCAGTGGACGCTCTGCTGGAGCCGTGGTCCAGCGTATTCGTAGCCGATTCTTCAAGGGTCACCGAGAGGCAGAGTTTATTTGCGTTTGTGACATCAGCAAGGAGAGCAAGGCTGTCATCCAGGAGCTGAATAACTGCCAG GTTACTGTTGCACATATTAATGCCACAGCCAAGAATGCTGCAGACGACAAGCTGCGTCAGAGCCTGCGGCGCTTTGCTGAGACCCACACTGCACCTGCAACTGTAGTCCTGGTGTCCT CTGACGTGAATTTCGCAAGTGAGCTGAGCGACCTGCGGCATCGGCATGGCTTCCGGGTGGTGCTGGTCCACGGCAGCCACACTTCCTCTGCTCTGTTGCAACACGCCCACCACCATGTGGCCTTTCAGGAAATTACAGCTGATCTACCACTGCGACCGCTTGACTTAACAGAG GACCTCACAAATGTGGAAGCCAAACCCAGGATGGGTCAGCAGCAGGTGGAAAAAGTCCCCATGTTGAACTCATCCCATCAGAGTAATGGTGAAACGTTAGAACATCTGTCAAAACCTGGATTCAGCAAAGAATCGATCTATAGGAGAAG AGAAATTTCCCATCCTCATAATGGGACCGGCCCCCCTGCGGATAAAGGAGACAGGAACATTCAGATCAGCACGCCGCTAGCCTTCAGCAAATTAAACCTCCACAAGAGCTTCAGTCCGGTCGTCGTCTCTCAGGGCTCCTGGTCTTCGAG GAGCACCTCCCCCTGCCTGTCCAGCCGCTCCTCGCCTCTTCTTGCTGCCACGCATACCCCTGACGGTCGCGCTGAGCCTTTTTCAGAGGGCGCCGAGGTGCAGGTGGCTAATCTGGACTACAGAATGTCTCGAAAGGATCTGCATCAGACGCTGCGGGACACCTTCTCCCGGTTTGGACAG GTGAATTCTGTGGAGCTGAGCCCCCACACAGACTACCAGCTGAAGGCTGCAGTTCAGATGGCGTCCCTGCAGCAGGCCATCAGTGCCATCAGCGGCCTGCACCGCTATAAGATCGGAAGCAAGCGCATTCAGGTGTCTCTGGTCACGGGTGGCAACAACAAATCTCTAAG CACAGAGATCATCAGCATTCTTCAAGATTCACCCGCCAACTGCCTTCCTGTCTTCAAGTTTCTAgagatttatgagaaaaa ATATTCCCGTAAGATTGCTGTCAGCGATCTGTACAAGCTGCCCGATTTGGTCTCAGTGCGGGAACAGGGGGGCTCCAGGCTCGTATGCCTGTTGCCTCACAGCCAAATACGTCAGAGTCCACTGGGATCCTCTCCGTCTCAAGAAGGCTCCTCTTCTGTAAACGGAAGCCCCGTTGTCTTTGAGGAGCTGGAGTACCACAAACCCGTTTGCGAACAGCATTATGCAAAGCGGAACTTCAG CGAGGCAGATTTTGACCCGGACACCTACAAAATCCCATTTGTTGTGATGTCACTGAGTACTTTAGCTTCTGAGCTCAATCATCTGCTGGAATCGCACGGTGGGACACTTCCTCTCCTCAG tTTTCCAGACTGCTATGCTGCTGAGTTCAGCCCACTGGTTATTGGCAGTGAGACGATGAAGGGGGCTGTTCCCCTGGAGCATCTCATTACCTGCGTTCCCACCATCACCATAGTCATTGCTCAGAATGGTTTTAAAGTCATCAAGTGGCTGCACAGCAAACCGCCTGCACAGATTTCTG AGCCATGGATTCAGCGTTGCAAAAGTCCAGTAGGAAACCCTCAACTCATCCAGTTCAGCAGAGAGATCATCGACCTGCTGAAGGGCCAGCCATCCTGCATAATGCCCATCAGCAAATTCATCCCTGCATACCACCATCACTTTGCCAAGCAGTGCCGCGTCTCTGACTATGGCTTCTCCAAGCTGCTGGAGCTTCTAGAGGCGGTGCCTCATGTGCTGCAG ATCCTGGGTATGGGAACCAAGCGTCTACTGACCCTGACCCATCGAGCTCAGGTGAAGCGCTTCACTCAAGACCTGCTTAAGCTGCTGAAGTTTCAAGCTAGCAAGCAAGTGGCAGTCAAAGACTTCTTGCAGGCGTATCATTG GTGCTTCTCCAGAGACTGGAGGGTAACTGACTATGGCACATGTGACCTGATGGACCTCCTGACAGAGATCCCTGACACTACCATCACTATCTCCCACCAGAGCTCGGACACGGTCATCTCCGTTCCCAAGAGGG AGCGCACTGCGGAGGAGATGGAGCGCACCAAGCAGTTTGGGAAGGAAGTGGTGGACCTGCTCCGTCACCAGCCTCACTGCCGAATGCCTTTCAGCAAATTCATTCCTACCTACCACCATCACTTTGGCCGTCAGTGCAAGCTGAGCTACTATGGGTTCACAAAACTTGTGGACCTCTTTGAGGCGATCCCTGATATTTTGAAG GTGTTGGAGTGCGGTGAGGAGAAAGTTCTTGCTTTGACAGAGGTGGAGCGAATCAAAGCTCTGGCGGCGCAGCTGGTCAAAGTGCTTCGGGCGCAGAAGAACTACAGCCTTCCAGTCAGCCAGCTGCTCACAGAGTACAGCAAAACCTTTGGGTACAGTCTGCGCCTGCAGGACTTCGACGCCCCCTCCCTGTCCACCCTACTGGCTAAGCTCTCTCATGTTGTAAAG GTAGTGGATGGTGCAGAGGGCAGGGAAGTGCAGCTGATCAACAGGAAGTCTCTGCGGACGCTGACCTACCAGCTGCTGGCTCTCCTCATGTCCCAAGAAACCGATCAGGTACCCAAAGGTATGAAGGTGGAGGAGCTGAGCCAGCGGTACCAGGCCGTTCACGGGGCACTGCTGAACCCCTGTGAATACGGCTTCCTATCCCTAAGCGAGCTGCTCAAGAGCCTCCCAAATCTtatgcag TTGtataatgaagaaaatgaagaaaacttcaaagcTGGAGATGAATACGTGAGGCTAACCAGGCTTTTTCAGTTTGCTCGTAACGTGCGTGCGCTGCTGCACACCTACCACTACAACCAGATCTTCCTGACAGAGTTCCAAGGAGCTTACAGCAAGTTCATGGGCAGCAGCCTGGAACCACGCTCATACGAGTGTGTCAGCATCGATGATCTGCTCAATGCCATTCCACAG GTGGTCTGGATCAAGGGACACGGTCACAAGAGGATTATCGTTTTAAAGAACGATATGAAAG ccAAAGCAAGTTCTTCAGTACCCAGCAGCCCCCAGCCTGCAGAGAGCCCAAGAGACAGTCCTGTCAGCACTGCAACATCTGGTACTC